Genomic segment of Bacteroides stercoris ATCC 43183:
TACGTTTATCGTCCGGACACGTACTGAAACGGCAGCACGGTTATTACGCTACACCGATTTGCCGATAGCCGACATTGCTTATCGCATCGGTTATTCGTCTTCCTCGTCATTGTCTAAAGTGTTCAAGCAGTTCTACGGTATTTCACCTTTAGAATATCGTAACAATAAAAACTTTGTAATTATGAAACCAGCTATTATCCGTCCGGAACTCAAACTGAAACGGGAAATCAAAGAACTTCCGGTCCGAAATGTGATTTATATCCGATTGTTCGGAGACTATAAACTAAATGATTATTGCGGCACGTGGATGCGCCTTCAACAATTTGTCCAAGAGGAAAAGCTGCCAATGGGAGAAGTGATGCCTTACTGTATTTTTCATGACGACCCTAAAGTGACCCCGATAGAGAAACTGCGTACCGATGTATGTATGGTTATGCCTGCCGCCGTAACTCCGAAAGGCAATATCGGCTTCAAGCAACTTCCGGCAGGACGCTATGCCATATTCCTGTATAAGGGTTCGTACGAACACCTGCAAAGTGTGTACGACACAATCTATGGAAAATACATCCCTGAAATGGAATGTACATTCAGAGATGAAGCCAGTGCCGAACGATACCTGAATAATCCGGCTGATACTGCACCGGATGAGTTACTGACAGAAATCTATATTCCGATAGAATAAATTAAAATATGTAAGGTATGGGTTCGTCATTCTTCATTATGTCCGGAATGAGAAACCATACCTTATGAAACAGACAAACACCCCTACTTCATCTGCTTATAGTCCGCAATGAATCCTTCCGTCATCCACTTTGCCAGAGCCTGGCGGTTGGAACTGATAACGAAACGGCGCTGGTCGAACGTATTCTGGATATTGCCCAGTTCAACGAAGACCGAAACCGGAGCGGCTTGCAGCAACACGTAGAGGTTACGCGAACTGACAGTCCCTTCAAATCCGCGATTGGGCTGATGTTTGTCATATTTCGATTCGAAAGTTTCTTTCATGGTAACCGCCAGTTTCTTTCCCGACACGCTTTTCGGAGCATGGTAAAAGAATACGTCCGTCTGCGCACTCCTGCTGCGGCTGTCCACATGCAAGAATATAGCCCGGCAATACTTATACTTCCTACGGTCTTTCCGGTAGAGTTCATTGATTTTGGTGCAACGCTGTTGCAGGCGGGCTACCTGATTCAGCGGAATGGCATCGCCCATGCACGTTTCCCGCTTACTGTTGGAAAGGTAGCGGCTGTCGCGGATTCCGTCTTTGGCATCCTGAATGATGATATGCACTTCCGCCCCTTCCTGCATCAGGTTACGGGCAAGGCGCAAGGCAACATCATAGGCATATTCATCCTCGTGCAATTCCACCTTTCCTATTTTTCCGATAGCTCCGGGATCGGGACCGCCATGCCCGCTGACCACATAGAAGCAAGCACCCTGCAAGCGGTTGGACGTCACTGGCACATCGGCCAGCTTCTTCCCGAACAGCCGTTCGCGAACCACTCTCTTTTTACCGGCAACAGCTTTGGGCGAAACGGAGGCAGAAGTCCCTTTCTTCAAGGGCGGCAACACATATTTCACACCCAATCGCAGTTCCTCTTTTCCACGCAGACGTTTTTCGTTCAGCTTCATAAACTCATTATAGTAGGCTTTTCCCGGACGTTTGTTCCGTTCCAGAAAAGACGAAATACCCTCGCCCGATTTGGGTGTGGCATATTCTCCCTGAGCAGAGACATCCAAAAGAAGAAAAGTACAGAAGAGAACAGCAAGCAAGCAAAATATACGTTTCATATTCCCGTTATTCGTCATTTATTTCGTATCGGCAGCAGATTTTCAACTGCTAAATTATAGCATTTTACCATTCGCGCGCACAAAATTATATTTTTTTCCCTACTTTTGCGACAACTTACGTGTTTTAAAGAAAAGAAACTCTAAATACAGATAGCATTATGGCAAAGCAATTCAAGCCGGAGACACTGTGCGTACAGGCAGGGTGGACTCCTAAAAAGGGAGAACCCCGCGTACTCCCCATTTATCAAAGTACAACTTTCAAATACGATACCAGCGAGCAAATGGCGCGTCTGTTCGACCTCGAAGACAGCGGTTACTTCTACACCCGTCTGCAAAATCCTACGAACGATGCCGTTGCAGCCAAGATAGCCGCCCTCGAAGGCGGTGTAGCCGCCATGCTGACATCGAGCGGACAGGCAGCGAATTTTTATGCTATCTTCAACATCTGCCAGGCAGGCGACCACTTCGTATGCTCATCCACTATCTATGGCGGAACGTTCAACCTGTTTGGCGTGACAATGAAAAAGCTGGGTGTCGATGTAACGTTTGTCAACCCCGATGCGCCCGAAGAGGAAATCTCTGCCGCTTTCCGTCCGAACACCAAAGCCCTGTTCGGCGAAACAATCTCCAACCCTACGCTGGAAGTTCTCGACATCGAAAAGTTTGCCCGTATCGCCCACAAGCACGGCGTACCTTTGATTGTAGACAATACTTTCCCCACTCCTATCAACTGCCGCCCGTTTGAATGGGGAGCCGATATAGTAGTCCACTCCACTACCAAATACATGGACGGACACGCCACCAGCGTAGGCGGAGCAGTTGTAGACAGCGGCAATTTCGACTGGGAAGCACATGCCGACAAATTCCCCGGTCTCTGCACACCGGACGAATCGTATCACGGGCTGACTTATACAAAAGCTTTCGGCAAACTGGCTTACATCACTAAAGCAACGGCGCAACTGATGCGCGACCTCGGCAGCATCCAGTCTCCGCAGAATGCGTTCTTGCTGAACCTCGGTCTGGAAACTCTGCACCTGCGCATGCCGCAACACTGCGGCAATGCCCAAAAAGTAGCCGAATACCTTTCCAAAAACGACAAAGTGGCATGGGTGAACTATTGCGGCCTGCCCGACAACAAGTATTACGCATTGGCACAGAAGTACATGCCCAACGGCTCCTGCGGCGTTATCTCTTTCGGACTGAAAGGCGGCCGCGAGGTGTCTATCAAATTTATGGACTCGTTGAAGCTGGCAGCTATCGTAACTCACGTTGCCGATGCACGTACCTGCGTGCTCCATCCTGCCAGCCATACGCACCGCCAGCTCTCTGACGAGCAACTGTTGGAAGCCGGTATCCGCCCCGACCTCATCCGTTTCTCGGTGGGTATTGAAAATGCGGATGATATCATCGCAGATATAGAACAGGCGCTGAACGCGTAAGCATCATCTGTTCAAGTGAAACGCATCATCTGTCGAGGGCTGTTCAATCATACATTCAGCCTCAACGGATGATGCGTTTCATTATTATTCAGTTTTCAATGTTATCGGCAGGCTTTCCTTACCCTGACAGAAGGTCTTTGCCTTCACTACCGGAGCATGGCACGGCACGGGCGCTTCCCACAAAGCGGATTGGGCATCCGGTTCCGAACCATCCGTTGTGTAACGTATTTCAGCACCTCGAATGGCAACGTTGGCATAAAGCTTACCGTCCTTCACCAACAATCCCGGATGAGGCAGGCGGAAATTGATACCGTTCCTTGCCCAATAAGGCATTTCCATATCGCTGATTTTTTCATAATACAACGCCAATGCTTTGTTGAAGGCTTGCTGTTCCTGTGCACCCCGCAGTTCTTCCCATGCCGGATAAGCATTCCAGCCACGCTCTGCCAGTCCCATGATTTTCGGGAAAAGAAGGTATTCCACACCGTTAAAGCTACGGATTGTTTCGGCAAACAACTGACCTTGCACACCCAGGATATTCTTTCGCCCCTCTGCCGTCAGAACTGTTTTTCCCTTTTCCGCTGCATCCAAATCGACGGGATTGCCTGCACCGTCCGTACGCAACGAACGATAGATGCTGAAAGGAAGCATGGAGAAAGAGACTGACTCATCCACATAACCGCCCCAATCAAGCCCGCGCTCGTCGGGATGCCCGTTGTACGCCATATCCATATAGAAATTGCCCACATTACAGAGAATCACCGGGTAGCCGTTATTGGCAATCTGATACACCACCTCATCGTATCCCGGAACCGTATTCCAGCAGTACACGCCCGCCGCCTGAGTCCGCAATTGCCGGTGCGCCTCTTCGGTATGCCCCAAAGCAACTTCCTGCCAACCGCTGAATTTCAGCCCGTTCCTTTGCATAATGTCTGCCATCTGCGTGATGAAATGCTCTGCCAAGTCATGCGGTTTCGTCATTCCTTTATCTTTCATCAACGCCTGACATTTTGGGGAACCCAGCCATACGCCACGCGCCACTTCATCGCCGCCAAGATGCACCGTAGCCAGCGGTACGCCGGCTTCCCTGTACATAGCCGCAAGTTCCTGAATCACTTTCTCCATAAAGCGATAAGTAGAGGGCATGGCCACATTTATCACATTGTCCGTATAATACTGCACGGATGCGTAGCGGGAAGTATCTTCCGGCTCACTCAGCAGATATTCGGCGGCCTTTTCCACATCCGTGTCCTTATACTTATTATAACGCGCTTTCATGGAGACGATAGCCGCACGGGCATGTCCGGGAGATTCTATTTCCGGTATGACGCGGATATGTCTTTCGGCAGCATAGCGCAACAGACCGATAAAATCCTCACGGGAGTAATATCCGTTGCCTACGGTTGCGGCATCCGGGTCGTAACCGCCGTCATAGCACGGATAGAGACAACGGCTCTCGTCGGTGGTATGTCCGCGGCGGCTGCCCACGGCGGTCAGCTCTTCCAATCCCGGAATTTCCAGACGCCATGCCTCATCATCCGAAAAATGGAAATGGAGCACATTCATTTTGTAAGAAGCGAAAACGTCCACCAGCTTTTTCAAATTGTCTACGGTAGTGAAGTTGCGGGCAATGTCTATCATCTGCCCGCGATACAGAAGGTCGGGATAATCTTCCACAGACATAGCGTCCAGCCGGTACGGCGCTTCTTTACCTTTCAGCATCGCCAGCAAAGTTTGCGTACCGTTGAAAACTCCGTGCGGAGTGGCGGCGCTAATCTTTACCCGGTCGCAGTCTATAACCAAATCATAGTATTCATCGTTCACAGCTTTCGCCTTGTCAGTCAAGGTTTCCAAAGCAATCGTAACGGGAGCTTTATCCACTACTTCCAAGTCGTACAGAGCAGATAACTTCTCTTTCAGCAACCTTGCCTCAACGGCATACGCGTCCGGATACGCCAAAGCCACCTTGCCATCCAGCACAACAGCGCCTTCGGCAGGCGTCGCTTTCTTTACCGACGGCAATATATCCCACTGTTTCAAAGCCGATACGTTCTCCAAACGAAGATTCGATTCGTATATTTTAGTTGCATCCGGATAGCCGGGCAGTGACTCCGGCGAGGGTAACGCAAGCGTATTCAGCGTTACGGGAAGCGGACTGCTTTCCTTACCGTCTGCCGTAGCCACCCAATAAGTGCCTTCGGGCGCGTGCGAATTCCGGTCTATCTTGTAAGAGCACAGAAAAGTGATACGCATGGAATCACCAGGAGCCAACGGAGTAAAGCTTTCCGTCGGATACATCTTAAAGAAGTTTCCGTTCACCGGTTCCACCTTAACGGCAGGATTCCCTATCTGCTTCACATTGCGGGGAAGTTGCGAATAATAGATTGTCCAATTTCGGGGAAGAGGAGCGCCGGAGATGTTTTTAAGAACAAAGGAGTTCTCATAGTATCCGGGTTCCGCATTACCCGTACCCATTTCCCAGGTCAGGGAAACCGGAGCTTCGGGTTTGTCACTCGTTCCGCATCCTGCCAGCAACGGCGCGGTGCAAAACAATAATCCTGCAAGAGGAAGTTTAAAAATCTTCATAAAACAACTGTGTTAAGTTAATAATTTGGGGTAATACTTAAATCTATTGCCAAAAATAAGCATTTTTAGTTTATTTACTGATAATTCTAATAGAAATTATCCGATACAGACTACAAATTAGAACTTTTATCTCTAAATTTGCGACCAAATCATAACAAATTTAACTAATCTACCATGGCTAAGATAACCAAAGAAGCTGCCTTGCTCTATCACTCGCAAGGCAAACCGGGAAAAATTGAAGTAGTGCCCACCAAGCCCTACAGTACACAAACCGACCTTTCACTCGCTTATTCTCCGGGCGTTGCAGAACCGTGCCTCGAAATCGAGAAGAACCCGCAGGACGCATATAAATATACAGCCAAAGGCAA
This window contains:
- a CDS encoding GyrI-like domain-containing protein, producing the protein METKKTTREEYQKCVNAVVDYINLHLGEEIDLKSLAKISHFSPFYFHRIMKAFLGEPIGTFIVRTRTETAARLLRYTDLPIADIAYRIGYSSSSSLSKVFKQFYGISPLEYRNNKNFVIMKPAIIRPELKLKREIKELPVRNVIYIRLFGDYKLNDYCGTWMRLQQFVQEEKLPMGEVMPYCIFHDDPKVTPIEKLRTDVCMVMPAAVTPKGNIGFKQLPAGRYAIFLYKGSYEHLQSVYDTIYGKYIPEMECTFRDEASAERYLNNPADTAPDELLTEIYIPIE
- a CDS encoding N-acetylmuramoyl-L-alanine amidase codes for the protein MTNNGNMKRIFCLLAVLFCTFLLLDVSAQGEYATPKSGEGISSFLERNKRPGKAYYNEFMKLNEKRLRGKEELRLGVKYVLPPLKKGTSASVSPKAVAGKKRVVRERLFGKKLADVPVTSNRLQGACFYVVSGHGGPDPGAIGKIGKVELHEDEYAYDVALRLARNLMQEGAEVHIIIQDAKDGIRDSRYLSNSKRETCMGDAIPLNQVARLQQRCTKINELYRKDRRKYKYCRAIFLHVDSRSRSAQTDVFFYHAPKSVSGKKLAVTMKETFESKYDKHQPNRGFEGTVSSRNLYVLLQAAPVSVFVELGNIQNTFDQRRFVISSNRQALAKWMTEGFIADYKQMK
- a CDS encoding O-acetylhomoserine aminocarboxypropyltransferase/cysteine synthase family protein, producing the protein MAKQFKPETLCVQAGWTPKKGEPRVLPIYQSTTFKYDTSEQMARLFDLEDSGYFYTRLQNPTNDAVAAKIAALEGGVAAMLTSSGQAANFYAIFNICQAGDHFVCSSTIYGGTFNLFGVTMKKLGVDVTFVNPDAPEEEISAAFRPNTKALFGETISNPTLEVLDIEKFARIAHKHGVPLIVDNTFPTPINCRPFEWGADIVVHSTTKYMDGHATSVGGAVVDSGNFDWEAHADKFPGLCTPDESYHGLTYTKAFGKLAYITKATAQLMRDLGSIQSPQNAFLLNLGLETLHLRMPQHCGNAQKVAEYLSKNDKVAWVNYCGLPDNKYYALAQKYMPNGSCGVISFGLKGGREVSIKFMDSLKLAAIVTHVADARTCVLHPASHTHRQLSDEQLLEAGIRPDLIRFSVGIENADDIIADIEQALNA
- a CDS encoding family 20 glycosylhydrolase, which gives rise to MKIFKLPLAGLLFCTAPLLAGCGTSDKPEAPVSLTWEMGTGNAEPGYYENSFVLKNISGAPLPRNWTIYYSQLPRNVKQIGNPAVKVEPVNGNFFKMYPTESFTPLAPGDSMRITFLCSYKIDRNSHAPEGTYWVATADGKESSPLPVTLNTLALPSPESLPGYPDATKIYESNLRLENVSALKQWDILPSVKKATPAEGAVVLDGKVALAYPDAYAVEARLLKEKLSALYDLEVVDKAPVTIALETLTDKAKAVNDEYYDLVIDCDRVKISAATPHGVFNGTQTLLAMLKGKEAPYRLDAMSVEDYPDLLYRGQMIDIARNFTTVDNLKKLVDVFASYKMNVLHFHFSDDEAWRLEIPGLEELTAVGSRRGHTTDESRCLYPCYDGGYDPDAATVGNGYYSREDFIGLLRYAAERHIRVIPEIESPGHARAAIVSMKARYNKYKDTDVEKAAEYLLSEPEDTSRYASVQYYTDNVINVAMPSTYRFMEKVIQELAAMYREAGVPLATVHLGGDEVARGVWLGSPKCQALMKDKGMTKPHDLAEHFITQMADIMQRNGLKFSGWQEVALGHTEEAHRQLRTQAAGVYCWNTVPGYDEVVYQIANNGYPVILCNVGNFYMDMAYNGHPDERGLDWGGYVDESVSFSMLPFSIYRSLRTDGAGNPVDLDAAEKGKTVLTAEGRKNILGVQGQLFAETIRSFNGVEYLLFPKIMGLAERGWNAYPAWEELRGAQEQQAFNKALALYYEKISDMEMPYWARNGINFRLPHPGLLVKDGKLYANVAIRGAEIRYTTDGSEPDAQSALWEAPVPCHAPVVKAKTFCQGKESLPITLKTE